TATACCCACAATATTATAAAAGAGTTTGATTAAAACTATCGTAGCAAACGGTGTATAAATTAAGAATGAGATTCTTCCCAACTGCCTAGAACAATTaatattttctcgtggtaatGCCTCCAGCTGTCTTATATTGGATTCCTGGCAATCTGTCCATCGGATGTGGACTCGCAATCAAATTGCGAAGAAATGCGGAATGGTGCATATTAAAGGTATTAAAAGATGGTGTGTCGTGTatcctcaattttttttgtcggtgTCTTTATCTAACTAAATACCATATGCCCTGGTGACACTATCTGCCGATAGCGCACCTTCAAATGATTACTCTAATAAAGCGCATTTAACTGGTAACGTAATTGGTGTAATGCGAAACGATGGAaacatttccaaaataatCATACTAAgaagcaacaataaaaaaatcgccaACCTGTTCGTTGGCTGTCCCCATCCGGAAGGTGCTGCAAGGGACGGATTTCATATCGGTGGGGAGGAATGGGGGGGTGGAGGATATGAAGAAAACAGGTGGTTATGGACAAGTCGCCACTGCAAAAGTCGCTCAAACATCACATTTCAcggttttcaaacaaaacgagTGCGGGAAGGGAAAAATCCCCAAGTACAGACGCCAAAGTACGGACTTTTCCATACAAAAGCAAAGTGTTCGTGTTCATCGGAGCGAATTGGGAAAATTCGCAAAATTGATTGCGAGTAAGGACTCGTCGACTCACGACGCCATCGTAGGGCATCTTACTTTTCGGTTGGACGTTGTTGAACTTGACACTGGCAGAAAAGCAATATATTACCTCTTGTTGCACAGGAAGAGCTTTACATCCAATAATGTAAATTTGGAATAAtatatcgaagaaaaaaaaacatcatccacAATCACTCCAGTTCATGCCCTCCAGCCTCTGAAGCCCTCTGAAGTTCTTTGTCAGAAGCCCGAAAAGCGATCCTGTTGTTGGACGATGTCCCGTGATGTTGTTGTATGTCTTATCCATCTTCCCAGGCAATAATCTGGTTACGACTTCCTTCCCTTCTTCTCTCTAGCCTCATGTATCACCAGCGCTTGGGACACTATTTCAAagactcactcactcacacggAAGCATACGGAGATAAAAGGATTACACCAGTGCCCCGTATATTCCTTCAAACGCAAGAGATCCTATATTAACATCCATCAATCGCTTTAGTTGTCCTTCCCACTTGTTCCCACCCCCTTCCTACGCTACTTGTCCGTAATCTGCATGAGTGCGATGTATTTATTGTACTTGGTGTAGTTCCTTCGGCCCGTCTCATCGTTCATCAGTACGCCCGCATTTTTGTGGTTTGGATCCCGTATCGTCTTCAGGCGTATGTGCTTCGTGATGTCCCAGCGCCAGTTAGACCGATAGGCACACAGTGAACACTCGAACGGTTTTTTGTTCAGGTGCCCAACAATATGCACGTGGAAACGGGACGCCGTTGATGCCCAAAACGAACAGTGGGGACATTTGAAGACTTTCTTCATCAGTGCCGTACCACcgccagcaccaccaccaccacccggaTCGATTGTTGGAAGCCGGTTAGTTACCTCACCGTAGCCCGGTGCCGTCTCCACACCGCAGTACGTCTGTGACTGATGTTCTTCCCGGTTGTCATCATCCGTTTCGTCGTTTGAGATGGTACCGGGACGTGCATCCTTACTGCTGGTGCCACCGGTGCTACCGTAGTCCGCTACTTTATTGGAATGGACGGTTTCGGCACTACACTCCAGCAGTCGTTTCCATATTTCATTTGCAGTACGCTCCGCGTCACTAGGTCGTGGGATATGTTTGCTGTCCGCGGGTGTTTCTTCGAACGAGTTCGCTAGCAATGATGCTATCAGGTCGTCCCTGTGCGCTAGCTTCATGTGGTTGGCGAGTGCTTCGACCGGTTTAAACGACAGCTCACAGTACATACATTTGGTCACCATGTCCTCATGAGCGCTCGTCATGGATTGCGGAGGTTGGTGCTTCGTTAAACTAAGCGGATACTCATCCGTGGCACGCTCATTCTCACATTTCTCCGCCGTCAGTACGGCCAGGGGTATTGGTTTCACAAACTTTTGTGTTGTGGCCTTTGGCGCAGATGAAGACGTACCAGATATGGACATATTTAGTGGGATAAGTTTGGGTATTGGTCGGGATCGTTTCTTGGACACTGGAATGGCATCTTCCGACGATTTGCTGTCTATCCTATCACGTTCGCTAGCCTCTTGGACGGTCTGGAAAGGAGAAGTAGCAGACACATATCAGCGAAGATTGCCACTTGGCGCAGTGGAGATACTGACGGAGTCTTACCTCATCAGCTGAATATGGCTGCTTTAACTGATCCATCTCCACCTTGATCATTTGATTGTCTCGGGAATAGTTCGCTGCTAGAAGGAAAGCATATCATTTACTGCGGCAACAAGAGTCTTGCTGCTTGTGGTAACTCACCCGCAAGTGATGCTCCTGCGGCCGATTTCTCTATCTCCTCCAGTAACTTCGGTAATCCAGACGCCACCAGCTGTTGCACGTAGGCGGTGGTCAGCTGATTCGCTTCCTCGCGGGACAGTTTCGATGTTCCCGCCGATAACACCTGTCCGAGGTGTACCTGGCCGTAACTTTTCTGCACACGCCGTCGACTCGATCCGAACGAAGACTTCCGGATACCGTCAACCGAACCGTGCACCATCTTCATGTGCCGTACCAGCTTCTGGTAATGGCGGGACGCATACAAACATCGCTTACACTCATTGATCACGATCTTTTCACCGTGCGTATCACGCAGATGGGTTAAATATTTGCGCGGGTTCTGCGTGAAGTAAGTACACCGGCTGCACGAATAGTTGCGTTTGATTTTACACTGTGGCAGCTGTTGTTCGTGCTCGTCGTCCGCCTTGATGGATGGGCCTGGTTGTGTTCCTTCGCCGTCGGTAAGCTGCTCGTCGTAGCTGGCGAGCGTGGTGGACGCGTCGGTGGGAAAGCGTCGCCAACCGTCGAGCAGCTGATGCTGTTGATCGGTGGAATCACCGTCGTCCGATTGGACGGTCGGTTGCCGTTCGTTAAGGTGCACCTGCTCACCGCTCACTACCCGACGCACTATCAGCTTATCGCCGGAACGTTGCACCATGGACGGTGCAACATCCATGTTTGGTAGTGGGCAAAGCGTAAATGTCACACGATGCTTGTACGTTctagagagaagaaaacaaagatcacacaaacacagaacatacacagacacagacacacacacacacacacacacacacgatctgAAAAATTGTGCTCCAGTTTTCCTTTTATCACTGTGCGTAAAGGATGTGCCACTTTCTTCTTTTAGAACGGTAACGCTTTCCTTCTACGTCCGAATGGTTAGCAATGGAATTGATCTGATGGCTAGTTTGAGCCTGACCGTACATTAGTATTCGCCACCAATCCATTGCACTATCTCGCTAATGATCGAGTACGATCGTGCCCCGCACAAGTGCAGCAAACGTGCGCGCGCTCGCCCGCCTGCACATACACTCGCACGTACGCGTACGTTTGGCTTCACCATTTGCGGCAAAAGAATGCCTTGACATAGTTCTTTGCAAAGCTGAGCAATACAAGCGGCTCGCCTGTTCTGTCATCGCCATCGTCGTCGGCTGTTTGCCGTCGCCGTCGCCAACAAACCAGAAAGAGTGTaccacagagagagagagagagagagagagagagagagagagagagagagagagagagaggacgGGGGAGTTGTGGGATGATGGCTCCAAGGGAACCAAGTCGAGAACAAGAACTAAATTCTAACCTCACACGTCTCCACACGCGTTTTGACCGTGAGGCGCGTCTCGTTGTACTTATGTAATCGGTACACCCTTGTTCGGGTCCGATGTCATGCGAATCCACTAGCACTAGCGGGATGCGCGCACTGTTCACTAGAAACCCCAAGAACGGCACGCCATCTTATCTGATAGTGCATCTCAAGAAGCCACCCCTGTTAACCTAACACGCACGATCGTGAGAGGGGGTGACGGGATGATGGGGTGAGGGGGATGTTTTTCCAACCCCCTCATAACTCAAAGCAGATTCATTTTTCCCAACCATCCGAGCTCCAGTAACCGATATCTTGGGAAAGTCACATGGGGTCGGTTCGACACGGTGTACACATAtcgatggaaacaaaaagcgAAGGTGGGAAGGTTCTAAACCTCAAGCGCACGATAGGCGTTTGTTGGAGCGTCTCCCACACCAAGGCATGGTGCGCAAGGGTTGGCGTCGCGGTAGGGACACGTGCCATTTTTACCTTCGCATGCCTTCTTGGTGCCTTCCCCCGGGAAGGGGTGCCAATGGGCAGACGGGCGGGCTAATTATTCCTACCAAGATTCTCTTGCCTGCAGCCGCTGGCGTGTTAGAATAGAATTGAATTCGAAACGAGATGAGACACACAGGGAACTTGCGGCTAGCGCTGTGCTAGTTTGCGTAGGGTGGTAGCCCTACGCTGTTCGACCACGACGACGGCAAATGGCCGTCGAAtgaagacgacgacgacgatggttGGGTGGTGGCCATATGTCGTTCAACCTTGTATCCGTTGCGATAGATCTCAATGGGAGAGTTATGTTTGCTTCTGGTCGATTTGTGCGCACCGTTTCCTGGTACCACTGATAACGCAACCGGGTGTGCCCCAGAATACTCATCACTCACTATCACACGCGCACACGTGCACCCGCGGATGGCTTCTTTGACCTTGTTCCTGGTTCGCACTTCGGGGCTCCGATATGGATTGCACTCAGAACGGCCCAAAACCGTGCCAAACATCTTCCCGAACATCTTCACTCACACATTCCGTATCGAGCAGCTCCATCCAGCTCAAGGAGAAACACTTTCCTGATGCACTTTTGGTGCAGAATTTCTGCGTCAACACACgcaccatacacacacgcgggAGGGAACCGAGATCTTCTTCTTCGCGACGAGCCGTGCACAATGTGCAAGTGATTCGCGACGACCAACGCTAAACACTAACTCAACCACATTCGGAATCGATCATCTCATCTCCCTAATCGTACGAACGGAGCGTGAAACAGTGAGTGACCGAGAAACGAGAAGGGTAAGACATCCCGGGAGTTCGTCGAACACACACGCAGAGTACACGAGAATGTGCGCGTTCTAAACGACGGGAGCGAGTGATATCTTCTCCAGCGCGGTGTACTACTCTGTCTACTACCAACACCGACACGATCAACTGGATCCCATCGTCTAATGCGCGGCGCTCTTTGCTGCATCGCAACGCATTAGAATCGTGGAGACCACGCACCACGAACACAGCAACACACGTGTTTGGTCGGCCATACAATCGCATGGATGGAAGTCGGGCGCATGGGGAAGATTAGAAGTGCTTGCTTGCCCGCTCCAACTCCAAGCGTCTCCCGCTCCTGCGCGCGAAGGGGTAAACGTAGAGGAGTGGTGGTGTGTGCAACTAAACATCTCATCGGTGCCGTGACACTGCAACAAACACCCACCAACCCACCATCACCCTTCCCAACGCGACGACAATGGTGAGGGAAGCTGACCTTGACAAAGTGCACCAGTGCAACTGCatcgttgtgtgcgtgtttgcgAACCTTTGTGCATTGGAAATGTGGTCCGTAGATGCTGCAGATGCGATGCTGGAAGCGACGAGCACAACAGAAACGTGTTCTGTGTGATGCATTTCCATCCCCACTCAGCCCCCCCAGGGGACCCTCGCCCCTACCATCCCTTTCGTTTTCCATATTCGGATGCAAAGTTGCGCTGAGTCACAGGCGCACGAGTGTGTGGTGGCGCTGCCCGTTACGTGGTGCATCGTTTTGATCTCGGCAACGTGACCGAGTGCCGTGGCAGAGCGCCATTTTAGAAAAGCTCTCCGCACGCTAGAGAATTTACGCGCGGTGGTTTAGTAAAGCTTACGCTACGGTCGCGAATGTCGTTCGCGATCAAGATAAGAGCGTCTGTAGCGAGCGTTCAGATAGGGGAAACATTAATGAATATGGATTATGATGCTTAAGTTTATGTTCTCAGCTGAAACTTTCATTGGTTCCGCTTATTTAATGGGCGCTTTTTATTGTGCTTTTGTAAGTAGATAAATTCCAAATGATGCTATGTTTAAAGCGGCTCCATTATCTTCTTCAAGAGAGTTTTCTCCATTATTGGAACTTtctcttaatttatttttctcacaaTAGTTTCCCAGTAAGATGTTTGATAGTTTGGTTtgatttcgtttatttatattgCGTGAAATATaaagtgtttttgttcgtAATTGTAGATCCTAAAACAACCAGGCGCACCCTTTGAAATCTTATAtactaaattattttaaaaaaataaaaaataattacattaacTTCTGGTGtattcattttaataattttattaagttTCATGCGATTGAAGTTTAATAGAAAATGATTTAacgaattgtttttaaatcacaCCCTGCAAAcataatacaacaaaaaatagctACGAAGCAATAACTTTGCGACTTTGAGCTGTGGTGTGAATCCTTTTTgtcattgtttttgtttgtcttcgatgaaaatttgtttatttttgtatcgCTACCGTGTGTGAAACAAACGCTGATACCAAAGGCAAACTCATACGCTTGCGACTTCATACTCTGCCCCATCCCATCCGACCGTTTGAAGAAAGGTGTGGAAATTCTTTCATTccttcattttccaccatccTCCCCGTAAAGCAGCAGAAGGCGTGAAAGTAAGCGGCTTTACCGACAAAACTTTACCATTAATATTAACTCTCGAAATACCACTCAGCGAaggtatatataaaaaaaccacGAGAAGTGGGCGATAAG
The DNA window shown above is from Anopheles funestus chromosome 3RL, idAnoFuneDA-416_04, whole genome shotgun sequence and carries:
- the LOC125771292 gene encoding DNA-binding protein Ikaros isoform X2, translated to MSILGHTRLRYQWYQETVRTNRPEANITLPLRSIATDTRTYKHRVTFTLCPLPNMDVAPSMVQRSGDKLIVRRVVSGEQVHLNERQPTVQSDDGDSTDQQHQLLDGWRRFPTDASTTLASYDEQLTDGEGTQPGPSIKADDEHEQQLPQCKIKRNYSCSRCTYFTQNPRKYLTHLRDTHGEKIVINECKRCLYASRHYQKLVRHMKMVHGSVDGIRKSSFGSSRRRVQKSYGQVHLGQVLSAGTSKLSREEANQLTTAYVQQLVASGLPKLLEEIEKSAAGASLAANYSRDNQMIKVEMDQLKQPYSADETVQEASERDRIDSKSSEDAIPVSKKRSRPIPKLIPLNMSISGTSSSAPKATTQKFVKPIPLAVLTAEKCENERATDEYPLSLTKHQPPQSMTSAHEDMVTKCMYCELSFKPVEALANHMKLAHRDDLIASLLANSFEETPADSKHIPRPSDAERTANEIWKRLLECSAETVHSNKVADYGSTGGTSSKDARPGTISNDETDDDNREEHQSQTYCGVETAPGYGEVTNRLPTIDPGGGGGAGGGTALMKKVFKCPHCSFWASTASRFHVHIVGHLNKKPFECSLCAYRSNWRWDITKHIRLKTIRDPNHKNAGVLMNDETGRRNYTKYNKYIALMQITDK
- the LOC125771292 gene encoding DNA-binding protein Ikaros isoform X3, which produces MDVAPSMVQRSGDKLIVRRVVSGEQVHLNERQPTVQSDDGDSTDQQHQLLDGWRRFPTDASTTLASYDEQLTDGEGTQPGPSIKADDEHEQQLPQCKIKRNYSCSRCTYFTQNPRKYLTHLRDTHGEKIVINECKRCLYASRHYQKLVRHMKMVHGSVDGIRKSSFGSSRRRVQKSYGQVHLGQVLSAGTSKLSREEANQLTTAYVQQLVASGLPKLLEEIEKSAAGASLAAANYSRDNQMIKVEMDQLKQPYSADETVQEASERDRIDSKSSEDAIPVSKKRSRPIPKLIPLNMSISGTSSSAPKATTQKFVKPIPLAVLTAEKCENERATDEYPLSLTKHQPPQSMTSAHEDMVTKCMYCELSFKPVEALANHMKLAHRDDLIASLLANSFEETPADSKHIPRPSDAERTANEIWKRLLECSAETVHSNKVADYGSTGGTSSKDARPGTISNDETDDDNREEHQSQTYCGVETAPGYGEVTNRLPTIDPGGGGGAGGGTALMKKVFKCPHCSFWASTASRFHVHIVGHLNKKPFECSLCAYRSNWRWDITKHIRLKTIRDPNHKNAGVLMNDETGRRNYTKYNKYIALMQITDK
- the LOC125771292 gene encoding DNA-binding protein Ikaros isoform X1 translates to MSILGHTRLRYQWYQETVRTNRPEANITLPLRSIATDTRTYKHRVTFTLCPLPNMDVAPSMVQRSGDKLIVRRVVSGEQVHLNERQPTVQSDDGDSTDQQHQLLDGWRRFPTDASTTLASYDEQLTDGEGTQPGPSIKADDEHEQQLPQCKIKRNYSCSRCTYFTQNPRKYLTHLRDTHGEKIVINECKRCLYASRHYQKLVRHMKMVHGSVDGIRKSSFGSSRRRVQKSYGQVHLGQVLSAGTSKLSREEANQLTTAYVQQLVASGLPKLLEEIEKSAAGASLAAANYSRDNQMIKVEMDQLKQPYSADETVQEASERDRIDSKSSEDAIPVSKKRSRPIPKLIPLNMSISGTSSSAPKATTQKFVKPIPLAVLTAEKCENERATDEYPLSLTKHQPPQSMTSAHEDMVTKCMYCELSFKPVEALANHMKLAHRDDLIASLLANSFEETPADSKHIPRPSDAERTANEIWKRLLECSAETVHSNKVADYGSTGGTSSKDARPGTISNDETDDDNREEHQSQTYCGVETAPGYGEVTNRLPTIDPGGGGGAGGGTALMKKVFKCPHCSFWASTASRFHVHIVGHLNKKPFECSLCAYRSNWRWDITKHIRLKTIRDPNHKNAGVLMNDETGRRNYTKYNKYIALMQITDK